From one Rhopalosiphum padi isolate XX-2018 chromosome 2, ASM2088224v1, whole genome shotgun sequence genomic stretch:
- the LOC132922218 gene encoding histone H2B-like, translating into MAPGGKSAGKAMKKSSGKAQKNIAKSDKKRKPKRKESYAIYIYKVLKQVHPDTGVSSKAMSIMNSFVNDLFERIAAESSRLAHYNKRSTITSREIQTAVRLLLPGELAKHAVSEGTKAVTKYTSSK; encoded by the coding sequence ATGGCTCCAGGAGGTAAATCTGCAGGAAAAGCAATGAAAAAATCGTCCGGCAAGGCTCAAAAGAACATCGCCAAATCCGACAAGAAGCGCAAGCCAAAGAGGAAAGAATCGTACGCCATCTATATCTACAAAGTATTGAAGCAAGTACATCCCGATACTGGCGTCTCCTCGAAGGCTATGAGCATCATGAACAGTTTCGTCAACGATTTGTTCGAACGTATCGCCGCAGAATCCAGTCGTTTGGCTCACTACAACAAACGTTCGACAATTACTAGTCGGGAAATCCAAACTGCCGTCCGATTACTTTTACCCGGTGAATTGGCTAAGCACGCAGTCAGTGAAGGTACAAAAGCCGTCACTAAATACACCAGTtccaaataa
- the LOC132922221 gene encoding histone H2A, whose product MSGRGKAGKSKGGKSKTRSSRAGLQFPVGRIHRLLRKGNYAERVGAGAPVYLAAVMEYLAAEVLELAGNAARDNKKSRIIPRHLQLAIRNDEELNKLLSGVTIAQGGVLPNIQAVLLPKKTEKKV is encoded by the coding sequence ATGAGCGGAAGAGGCAAAGCAGGAAAATCAAAAGGAGGCAAATCCAAGACCAGGTCGTCCCGTGCCGGACTTCAGTTCCCGGTCGGTCGTATCCATCGTCTGTTGAGAAAAGGAAATTACGCCGAGCGTGTCGGAGCCGGAGCACCCGTATACCTGGCCGCCGTCATGGAATACTTGGCAGCAGAAGTTTTGGAGTTGGCCGGTAACGCTGCCCGTGATAACAAAAAATCCCGTATCATTCCTAGACATTTGCAATTGGCAATCAGGAACGATGAGGAATTGAACAAATTGTTATCAGGTGTTACAATCGCACAAGGTGGTGTGTTGCCCAACATCCAGGCCGTTCTTTTGCCCAAAAAGACCGAAAAGAAAGTCTAA
- the LOC132922216 gene encoding histone H3 yields MARTKQTARKSTGGKAPRKQLATKAARKSAPATGGVKKPHRYRPGTVALREIRRYQKSTELLIRKLPFQRLVREIAQDFKTDLRFQSSAVMALQEASEAYLVGLFEDTNLCAIHAKRVTIMPKDIQLARRIRGERA; encoded by the coding sequence ATGGCTCGTACCAAGCAAACAGCACGTAAATCTACCGGAGGAAAGGCTCCCAGAAAGCAGTTGGCAACCAAAGCCGCCCGTAAGAGCGCACCAGCCACCGGAGGAGTGAAGAAACCCCATCGTTACCGTCCGGGAACAGTCGCTCTCCGTGAAATCCGTCGTTACCAAAAGAGCACTGAGCTGTTAATCCGCAAATTGCCGTTCCAACGTCTGGTGCGTGAAATCGCACAGGACTTCAAGACCGACTTGCGTTTCCAGAGCTCCGCCGTCATGGCGTTACAGGAAGCCAGCGAAGCCTATTTGGTCGGTTTGTTCGAAGACACCAACTTGTGCGCAATTCACGCAAAACGCGTCACGATCATGCCCAAAGACATCCAACTTGCTCGTCGTATCCGCGGTGAACGTGCTTAA
- the LOC132922211 gene encoding histone H1A, sperm-like translates to MTETVVLAAPAPVAASPAAKKSPAKKKAAAAKAKKPAASHPTTSVMVTSAIKELKEKKGSSLPAIKKYLAANYKVDPAKLAPFIRKFLKAAVANGTVVQTKGTGASGHFKLPVAEVKPKKAAVVKKKKPVAKKVKAPGAVKRKSTSAKKVKPASGEPAAKKVKKAVAAKPKAVKPKKSPAKAKKPAGAVKPKVKKTPTKKTAAPKKK, encoded by the coding sequence ATGACAGAAACCGTCGTTCTCGCCGCTCCGGCACCAGTAGCCGCATCGCCGGCCGCGAAAAAGTCTCCTGCCAAGAAGAAGGCTGCTGCTGCTAAGGCAAAGAAGCCCGCCGCGTCCCATCCGACTACCTCCGTAATGGTCACGTCTGCCATCAAAGAACTGAAGGAGAAAAAAGGTTCGTCTTTGCCGGCTATCAAGAAATACTTGGCTGCCAACTACAAAGTCGATCCCGCCAAGCTGGCACCGTTCATCAGGAAATTTTTGAAAGCCGCCGTCGCCAACGGAACCGTCGTACAGACCAAGGGCACTGGCGCTTCTGGTCACTTCAAACTACCGGTTGCCGAGGTTAAACCGAAAAAGGCAGCTGTAGTCAAGAAGAAGAAACCAGTCGCCAAGAAAGTCAAAGCCCCTGGTGCCGTAAAGAGGAAGTCGACGTCTGCTAAGAAAGTGAAGCCCGCGTCCGGCGAACCAGCAgctaaaaaagtcaaaaaagcTGTCGCCGCTAAGCCTAAGGCTGTCAAACCGAAGAAATCTCCGGCCAAGGCAAAAAAACCTGCTGGCGCTGTCAAACCCAAAGTGAAAAAGACTCCAACCAAGAAAACAGCAGCACCCAAGAAGAAGTAA
- the LOC132922223 gene encoding histone H4: MTGRGKGGKGLGKGGAKRHRKVLRDNIQGITKPAIRRLARRGGVKRISGLIYEETRGVLKVFLENVIRDAVTYTEHAKRKTVTAMDVVYALKRQGRTLYGFGG; this comes from the coding sequence ATGACCGGACGCGGTAAAGGAGGAAAAGGTCTTGGAAAAGGAGGAGCCAAACGTCATCGTAAAGTACTGCGTGATAACATCCAGGGAATAACCAAGCCTGCCATTCGTCGGTTAGCTCGTCGTGGCGGAGTGAAACGTATTTCCGGTTTGATCTACGAAGAGACCCGCGGTGTTTTGAAAGTATTCCTGGAAAACGTAATCCGTGATGCCGTAACATACACTGAGCACGCCAAGAGAAAGACAGTAACCGCCATGGACGTTGTGTACGCCCTCAAACGCCAAGGTCGTACCCTGTACGGTTTCGGAGGTTAa